In one window of Bizionia sp. M204 DNA:
- a CDS encoding neuromedin U produces MKKFTLMLCFWLFLLSVYAQEKFGSDDYNSDLTSLEYKIQSPIANLAVIPLHYNLSISNENMNVLKLQTTIPTAISQKWLLINNVKIPVINAPSIRGYSNGFGNIQIMSVITPSKISNFTWGFGPAILFPSINKSLGFDKLSVSPTVVIIKQANTFTYGVRLQNFLSIAGNSNTEKVNFLNSEIILSKNLKNGWYVYSSPNITANWNAESNKQWTIPLGAGVGKLITQNRYLPLNLKGSVYKYVAHSLDADWLIQVEASFIINSK; encoded by the coding sequence ATGAAAAAATTTACACTAATGCTATGTTTTTGGTTATTTCTACTTTCTGTTTACGCTCAAGAAAAGTTCGGTTCTGATGATTATAATTCCGATCTCACAAGTCTTGAGTACAAAATACAAAGTCCAATTGCCAATTTGGCGGTTATTCCACTTCATTATAATCTTTCTATTTCTAATGAGAATATGAATGTTTTAAAATTACAAACCACAATTCCTACGGCAATATCCCAAAAATGGCTCCTTATAAATAACGTTAAAATACCAGTGATAAATGCGCCTTCAATTAGAGGTTATTCAAATGGTTTTGGAAATATCCAAATTATGTCCGTCATAACACCTTCAAAAATCAGCAATTTTACTTGGGGATTTGGCCCCGCTATTCTGTTTCCATCGATAAATAAATCTTTAGGGTTTGATAAGCTTTCTGTAAGTCCAACAGTTGTCATTATAAAACAAGCAAATACTTTTACCTACGGGGTTAGACTACAAAACTTTCTGTCGATTGCGGGAAATAGTAATACAGAAAAGGTTAATTTTTTGAATTCTGAAATTATACTATCAAAGAATTTAAAAAACGGTTGGTATGTCTATTCTAGCCCCAATATTACTGCAAACTGGAATGCGGAGAGCAATAAGCAATGGACTATTCCATTAGGAGCTGGAGTAGGAAAATTAATTACCCAAAACCGCTATTTACCACTTAATTTAAAGGGGAGTGTTTATAAATATGTTGCACATTCTTTGGATGCTGATTGGTTGATTCAAGTAGAAGCCAGCTTTATTATAAATTCGAAGTAG
- the rodA gene encoding rod shape-determining protein RodA: MARETNKYFKFDWITIVLFMMLVGFGWMNILSASHIGDTIDYFDFSQPYGKQLIFIILTFFLIVLILSIEAKFYERFSSVIYLISMLSLIGLFLFGKKVNGAISWYGIGGMTIQPSEFAKAATALAVAKYVSDLNTDIKTFKDQIRLCIIIALPAILVLMQNDAGSTLVYTSFFFVLYREGLPKIYLSIVVVLAFISIAALKFGIVITIIASAVLIFAFHFLRKRRPSVLQPLAMLSAAAIISFSINFFYTNILQAHQKDRISLWLRLEKDPVKIQEMQRDILYNLYESEKAISSGGWKGKGYLEGTRTTGKFVPEQHTDYIFSTVGEEWGFAGTTFVVLVFVLLLLRILHLAELQKSQFSRVYGYSVASIIFFHFMINIGMVMGLIPTIGIPLPFFSYGGSGLWGFTILLFIFIKLDSNRINEW; the protein is encoded by the coding sequence ATGGCAAGAGAAACAAATAAATATTTCAAGTTTGACTGGATTACCATCGTTTTATTTATGATGTTGGTTGGCTTTGGTTGGATGAACATCCTTTCGGCTTCTCATATTGGTGATACTATAGATTATTTTGATTTTTCACAACCTTACGGTAAGCAGCTCATTTTTATAATACTAACGTTTTTTCTTATCGTTTTAATTTTATCTATTGAAGCCAAATTTTATGAACGGTTTTCAAGTGTTATTTACCTGATAAGCATGCTATCTCTTATTGGGTTGTTTCTCTTTGGGAAAAAAGTAAATGGCGCTATTTCATGGTATGGTATTGGTGGTATGACTATTCAACCTAGTGAGTTTGCTAAAGCAGCCACAGCTTTAGCGGTTGCCAAATATGTTAGTGATTTAAATACCGACATTAAGACCTTTAAAGATCAAATACGCCTTTGCATTATAATAGCACTTCCTGCTATTTTAGTACTCATGCAAAACGATGCTGGAAGCACACTTGTTTACACCTCTTTTTTCTTTGTTTTATACAGAGAAGGCTTACCAAAAATTTACTTATCTATTGTTGTAGTTTTGGCATTTATATCTATAGCCGCTTTAAAATTTGGCATTGTAATTACTATTATAGCTTCGGCTGTTTTAATATTTGCATTTCATTTTTTAAGAAAACGACGACCATCGGTATTACAGCCATTAGCCATGCTTAGTGCGGCCGCTATTATCTCTTTTTCAATAAACTTTTTTTATACAAATATTTTACAAGCGCATCAAAAGGATCGGATTAGTTTATGGCTTCGGTTAGAGAAGGATCCGGTAAAAATTCAAGAAATGCAACGTGACATCCTGTATAATCTCTATGAATCTGAAAAAGCTATTAGCTCTGGTGGTTGGAAAGGGAAAGGCTATTTAGAAGGCACACGAACCACGGGAAAATTTGTTCCCGAACAACATACCGATTATATATTTAGTACTGTTGGCGAAGAGTGGGGTTTTGCTGGAACCACCTTTGTTGTTTTAGTGTTTGTGCTTCTATTATTACGGATTCTGCATTTGGCAGAACTCCAAAAATCGCAATTTAGTCGTGTTTACGGGTATAGCGTTGCCTCCATAATATTCTTTCATTTCATGATTAATATAGGCATGGTAATGGGCCTAATTCCTACCATAGGTATCCCACTACCCTTTTTTAGTTATGGTGGCTCCGGACTTTGGGGGTTTACTATTTTGCTATTTATTTTTATTAAGCTAGATTCTAATCGGATTAATGAGTGGTAA
- the mrdA gene encoding penicillin-binding protein 2 encodes MRQFLLFFIIIIVGFTFIGRLFYLQIYSAEAHDILNDNAIRKVYDYPKRGFVYDRNNKLLVGNQPSYDVMVIPRDVKPLDTTEFCSLLKITKEQFLKTYKRAYNYSPRLPSVFIAHLSKEDYAVLQEKMRKYEGFYIQKRLLRDYQTTVGANVLGFIAEATPSQIEKNPYYIMGDLIGKQGVELSYEEELRGVKGIKFIQKDRFNRDIGPYQDGKHDTIPKQGKDITITIDQRLQEYGELLMSNKRGGIVALEPKTGEILALVSAPSYDPNLLVGRKRSRNYTRLYNDSIHLPLIDKGLLRVHEPGSPFKAIVALTALQEGVITPQTNVFCSGVYHYGRRGTMGCHCGGGNRDLISGISKSCNSYFATIFRRSLDIVPNSSKAMDIWSEHVKSFGLGQFLGTDLPIGKKGNIPDGAYYDKWYPDFNWGATTIISNSIGQGEILVTPVHLANMTAAIANRGFYYTPHIIKHIEGQKLDPKFTTPNYTTIDKKHFEPVVEGLFDVYENNGTARSLRVPGIEICGKTGTAENFAIIEGKRTQLTDHSLFIAFAPKDDPKIAIAVFVENGHYGSTYAGKIASLMIEKYINETITRTDLQDWILTYSLEHEYLKPYSGAPFKINRQSTFQPIPPEEVEKLKSKLHTSN; translated from the coding sequence ATGCGACAATTTTTACTCTTTTTTATTATCATTATTGTAGGCTTTACTTTTATTGGTAGGCTATTCTATTTGCAGATATATTCAGCAGAAGCGCATGATATCCTAAATGACAATGCTATCCGTAAAGTATACGATTACCCCAAACGTGGCTTTGTTTATGATAGAAATAACAAACTTTTAGTAGGCAATCAACCATCCTATGATGTGATGGTTATTCCTCGTGACGTAAAACCTTTAGATACAACCGAATTTTGTTCACTTTTAAAAATAACCAAGGAACAATTTTTAAAAACCTATAAACGTGCTTATAATTATTCGCCTAGATTACCCTCTGTTTTTATAGCCCATTTATCTAAAGAGGATTATGCGGTTTTACAGGAGAAAATGCGAAAATACGAAGGATTCTATATCCAAAAACGATTGCTTCGTGATTATCAAACAACGGTTGGAGCCAATGTTTTAGGCTTTATTGCTGAAGCGACACCAAGCCAGATTGAAAAGAATCCGTACTATATTATGGGCGATTTAATTGGAAAACAAGGTGTAGAATTATCTTATGAAGAAGAGTTGCGTGGTGTTAAAGGTATTAAATTCATCCAAAAAGACCGTTTCAATCGGGACATTGGTCCCTATCAAGACGGAAAACACGATACCATACCCAAACAAGGTAAAGACATTACCATTACTATTGACCAACGATTACAGGAATATGGCGAATTACTCATGTCCAATAAGCGTGGTGGAATTGTTGCTTTAGAACCAAAAACAGGTGAAATTTTAGCTTTGGTATCAGCGCCTTCATATGATCCAAATTTATTGGTTGGTCGAAAACGTTCTAGAAATTACACCAGATTATATAATGACAGTATCCACTTACCTTTAATAGATAAAGGACTTTTGCGCGTTCACGAACCTGGTTCACCTTTTAAGGCTATTGTAGCCTTAACCGCTTTACAAGAAGGTGTAATTACACCGCAAACCAATGTGTTTTGCTCTGGTGTTTATCATTATGGTCGTCGTGGCACTATGGGTTGCCACTGTGGTGGAGGGAATCGCGATTTAATTTCTGGAATTTCTAAATCTTGTAACTCCTATTTCGCCACTATTTTCAGACGCAGTTTGGATATTGTTCCTAATTCTAGCAAAGCTATGGATATCTGGAGCGAGCATGTAAAAAGCTTTGGATTGGGACAGTTTTTAGGTACCGATTTACCTATTGGAAAAAAAGGAAATATCCCAGATGGTGCGTATTATGACAAATGGTACCCTGATTTTAATTGGGGCGCAACAACTATTATTTCAAACTCCATTGGTCAAGGTGAAATTTTAGTCACACCTGTACATTTAGCAAATATGACAGCTGCTATAGCCAATCGAGGGTTTTATTACACACCACATATCATTAAACATATTGAAGGTCAAAAATTAGATCCGAAATTTACCACACCAAACTATACAACAATTGATAAAAAACATTTTGAACCTGTAGTAGAGGGCTTATTTGACGTATATGAAAACAACGGAACAGCACGTTCACTCCGCGTTCCAGGTATTGAAATTTGTGGAAAAACGGGAACGGCTGAAAATTTCGCCATCATTGAAGGCAAACGCACACAATTAACAGATCATTCCTTATTTATAGCATTCGCACCTAAAGATGACCCTAAAATTGCCATTGCTGTTTTTGTGGAAAATGGCCATTACGGTTCTACTTATGCAGGAAAAATTGCCAGCTTAATGATTGAAAAATATATTAATGAAACTATTACAAGAACCGATTTACAAGATTGGATTTTAACCTATAGTTTGGAACATGAATATTTGAAACCATATTCTGGCGCGCCGTTTAAAATTAATAGGCAATCCACTTTTCAACCAATTCCACCAGAAGAAGTAGAAAAATTAAAAAGCAAATTACACACCAGTAATTAA
- the mreD gene encoding rod shape-determining protein MreD, protein MNNNVLLYSVQFIVLVLAQVLVFNHINFLGSINPYIYVIFILLFPVNNNRLVFLLLSFALGLTIDMFSDSGGVHAAAAVTIAFIRPVVLKFCFGSVYEHHTIKFKNVDFGAKVIYFIILTFIHHFILFALEIFNFNDIILVLQKTLFSSIFTIILCLITTILFSRKT, encoded by the coding sequence ATGAATAATAACGTCCTTTTATATAGCGTTCAGTTTATTGTGCTTGTGTTGGCGCAAGTTTTGGTGTTTAACCATATTAACTTTTTAGGGTCAATAAATCCGTATATATATGTTATTTTTATCTTGTTATTTCCTGTAAACAATAACCGACTTGTTTTTCTTTTATTAAGTTTTGCACTAGGATTAACAATAGATATGTTTTCAGATTCTGGAGGCGTTCATGCAGCTGCAGCAGTAACTATAGCTTTTATAAGACCTGTTGTACTTAAATTCTGTTTTGGCTCTGTTTATGAGCATCACACTATTAAGTTTAAAAATGTAGATTTTGGAGCCAAAGTCATTTATTTTATCATTTTAACTTTCATTCACCACTTCATTCTATTCGCTTTAGAAATATTTAACTTTAATGATATAATTTTGGTGCTTCAAAAAACGTTATTTTCAAGTATATTCACTATTATACTGTGTTTAATAACAACCATTTTATTCAGTAGGAAAACTTAA
- the mreC gene encoding rod shape-determining protein MreC, which translates to MQQIIKFFLRNKTFLLYLLLLFIAVIFTIQSHSYHKSKFINSANFVTGGVYNSVNNLTVYFNLESQNQLLQEENARLNSVLHTPHDTINSSFISDSIYSGVNYKFTTARVIKNSYSVKNNVLLINRGKRDSIQQDFGVITPNGILGIVDQTSNKFATVLSILNTNIKISAQLKNSNHFGSLMWDTKSPHVVQLNEISKIAPLKKGDTIVTSGRSVIFPKGIPVGTIQDFRLDVAENFYTIDVQLFNDMTDIEYVYIIENVDKPEINSLLKPSNE; encoded by the coding sequence ATGCAACAAATCATTAAATTCTTTTTAAGAAACAAAACTTTTTTGTTGTATTTGCTGTTGCTTTTTATTGCCGTTATTTTTACAATTCAATCGCATTCTTATCATAAAAGTAAGTTTATAAATTCGGCTAATTTTGTTACGGGAGGTGTTTATAATTCCGTAAATAACTTAACCGTATATTTCAATTTAGAATCGCAAAATCAACTTTTACAAGAAGAAAATGCGCGTTTAAATTCTGTTTTACACACACCACACGATACTATTAATTCTAGTTTTATATCCGATAGTATTTATTCGGGTGTTAATTATAAGTTTACAACGGCGCGTGTAATAAAAAATAGTTATTCAGTAAAAAACAATGTCTTACTTATTAATCGCGGAAAACGCGACAGCATTCAACAGGATTTCGGGGTTATTACACCAAATGGAATTTTAGGAATAGTAGATCAAACCAGTAATAAGTTCGCAACGGTTTTATCCATATTAAATACTAATATTAAAATTAGTGCTCAATTAAAAAACTCCAATCATTTTGGGTCATTAATGTGGGACACCAAATCACCTCATGTTGTGCAGTTAAATGAAATTTCTAAAATTGCACCCTTAAAAAAAGGCGATACTATTGTAACTTCGGGCCGTTCGGTAATTTTTCCAAAAGGAATTCCCGTTGGAACGATTCAAGATTTTAGACTAGATGTAGCCGAAAATTTCTATACCATAGACGTCCAGCTTTTTAATGACATGACCGATATTGAATATGTGTACATTATAGAAAATGTTGATAAGCCTGAAATAAACAGTTTACTAAAACCTAGCAATGAATAA
- a CDS encoding rod shape-determining protein produces MGFFDFLTEEIAIDLGTANTLIIHNDKVVVDSPSIVARDRISGKIIAVGKEASMMQGKTHENIKTIRPLKDGVIADFDASEQMISLFIKNIPALKKKLFPPSLRMVVCIPSGITEVEMRAVKESCERVNGKEVYLIHEPMAAAIGIGVDIMQPKGNMIVDIGGGTTEIAVIALGGIVCDKSVKIAGDVFTNDIIYYMRTQHNLYVGERTAEKIKIQIGAATEDLELPPEDMSVQGRDLLTGKPKQVQISYREIAKALDKSILRIEDAVMETLSQTPPELAADIYNTGIYLAGGGSMLRGLDKRLSQKTDLPVYIAEDPLRAVVRGTGITLKNLSKFKSVLIK; encoded by the coding sequence ATGGGATTTTTTGACTTCTTAACTGAAGAAATTGCAATAGATTTAGGTACTGCAAACACCCTTATTATTCATAATGACAAGGTGGTTGTGGATAGTCCGTCTATTGTTGCACGTGATAGAATTTCTGGAAAAATAATTGCCGTTGGAAAAGAAGCCAGCATGATGCAAGGAAAAACTCATGAAAACATTAAAACTATTAGGCCATTAAAAGATGGTGTAATTGCAGATTTTGATGCCAGTGAGCAAATGATTAGTCTGTTTATAAAAAATATCCCTGCCCTTAAGAAAAAATTATTCCCACCATCCTTGCGTATGGTAGTTTGTATTCCTTCGGGGATTACAGAAGTAGAAATGCGTGCGGTTAAGGAATCTTGTGAGCGTGTTAACGGTAAAGAAGTATACTTAATTCATGAACCTATGGCAGCCGCTATTGGTATTGGAGTAGATATTATGCAACCCAAAGGAAACATGATTGTAGATATAGGTGGTGGTACTACCGAAATTGCCGTAATTGCTTTGGGTGGTATTGTTTGTGACAAATCGGTTAAAATTGCTGGTGATGTTTTCACCAATGACATAATTTATTACATGCGTACACAACATAATTTATATGTGGGTGAACGTACTGCCGAAAAGATAAAAATTCAAATTGGTGCTGCTACCGAAGATTTAGAATTACCTCCAGAAGACATGAGTGTTCAAGGTCGTGATTTACTAACAGGTAAACCAAAACAAGTTCAAATTTCCTACCGTGAAATTGCTAAAGCGCTTGATAAATCTATTTTGCGTATTGAAGATGCTGTTATGGAAACACTATCTCAAACGCCCCCAGAATTAGCTGCCGATATTTATAATACAGGTATTTATTTAGCTGGTGGTGGTTCTATGCTTCGCGGATTAGATAAGCGTTTATCACAGAAAACGGATTTACCAGTGTACATTGCTGAAGATCCTTTACGTGCAGTAGTTCGGGGAACAGGTATCACGCTTAAAAATTTATCAAAGTTTAAAAGCGTCTTGATAAAATAG